The Toxorhynchites rutilus septentrionalis strain SRP chromosome 3, ASM2978413v1, whole genome shotgun sequence genome includes a region encoding these proteins:
- the LOC129776758 gene encoding protein HBS1, with the protein MSRHRNVRSLNYEEYDDDDDYHYGQSVEDECISPTDAQQWIYDRAKGEQSMSAFLANNRDIEEEDDDELEADREEDKRHARRDSECYQLPELNDVDRTRLVSCMDEIRNIVGESVTDRQLVEAIMKHNYDFNKALDEVLNSSKASATSVENVRKDNLEPVEKGISALLMKKSEKLLHQNQSLLTTAIPTGDPLKPSILITPTVKRAGVTLGFDVPTSPRTLSPSASGRNTPESSDESKQQNQSFKQLPKEPQRNAQDLFKKERGSDKQHIHMVVIGHVDAGKSTLMGHLLYDTDNIPQRVMLKNEHESKKLGKQSFMYAWVLDETGEERERGITMDVGCSKFETDNKQITLLDAPGHKDFIPNMISGANQADVALLVVDATRGEFETGFEQGGQTREHALLVRSLGVNQLGVVVNKLDTVNWSKDRFDEIVSKLKVFLKQAGFKESDVTYVPCSGLTGQNLVKDPTDPELLKWYKGPTLLKVIDCFKTPERSIDKPFRMPVSDIFKGTGSVFCISGRIESGIICANDKVLVCPSKEQAVVKNITIEEVQYTTCFAGDQVSITLANIDVANIAVGYILSDIYNPIPLSTRIRARIVVFNIKVPITMGYPVLLHHQSLIEPAIIYKLKAQLHKGTGEVIKKNPRFLGNNSCALVDIEFQRPICMERYADCKELGRIMLRVGGVTIAAGLVTDIVK; encoded by the exons ATGTCTCGCCATCGGAATGTTCGTTCGTTGAATTACGAAG aatacgatgatgatgatgactatCATTACGGTCAGTCAGTGGAAGACGAATGTATCTCTCCAACGGATGCTCAACAATGGATCTATGATAGGGCAAAAGGTGAGCAGAGCATGTCTGCTTTCCTGGCAAACAACCGAGATATTGAAGAAGAGGATGATGATGAATTGGAAGCAGATCGCGAAGAAGACAAGAGACACGCAAGACGAGATTCAGAG TGCTATCAACTTCCGGAATTGAATGACGTAGATCGAACGCGATTGGTTTCGTGCATGGACGAAATTAGGAACATTGTCGGTGAATCAGTCACCGATAGGCAACTGGTTGAAGCAATTATGAAACACAATTACGATTTCAATAAAGCTTTGGATGAAGTTCTGAACAGTAGCAAGGCGTCGGCTACTTCCGTCGAAAACGTCAGGAAGGATAATTTGGAACCTGTCGAAAAAG GTATAAGTGCACTTTTAATGAAGAAATCAGAAAAGCTGCTCCACCAGAATCAGTCGCTGCTGACAACGGCTATCCCGACTGGAGATCCATTGAAGCCTTCTATACTGATTACGCCAACTGTCAAAAGAGCTGGCGTCACACTCGGTTTCGATGTCCCCACTAGTCCCAGGACTCTCTCACCTTCGGCATCTGGTCGTAATACACCAGAATCAAGCGATGAATCGAAGCAACAGAATCAATCGTTTAAACAGCTCCCAAAAGAGCCACAGCGCAACGCTCAGGACCTGTTCAAGAAGGAGCGCGGCTCGGATAAGCAACATATTCACATGGTAGTGATAGGACATGTAGATGCTGGCAAGAGTACGCTCATGGGGCATTTACTCTACGACACCGATAATATTCCTCAACGAGtaatgttgaaaaatgaacatGAGAGTAAAAAATTAGGCAAGCAGAGTTTTATGTATGCGTGGGTGTTGGATGAAACAGGAGAGGAACGCGAACGTGGCATTACAATGGACGTCGGATGTTCGAAGTTTGAAACAGATAATAAACAG ATAACGCTGTTGGATGCACCTGGACATAAGGATTTCATTCCAAATATGATCTCAGGAGCAAATCAAGCGGACGTTGCACTGCTTGTAGTTGATGCCACGAGGGGTGAATTCGAGACAGGATTCGAACAAGGAGGCCAAACGAGAGAGCATGCCCTGCTAGTGCGTTCATTAGGTGTGAATCAGCTGGGAGTAGTTGTGAACAAATTGGACACAGTGAATTGGTCTAAAGACCGTTTCGATGAAATCGTAAGCAAATTGAAGGTGTTCCTAAAGCAGGCTGGGTTCAAGGAGTCTGATGTGACTTACGTTCCCTGCTCAGGCCTAACCGGTCAAAATTTAGTCAAAGATCCAACTGATCCCGAGCTATTGAAATGGTATAAAGGTCCCACATTGCTGAAGGTCATAG ACTGCTTCAAAACACCAGAGCGCTCGATTGATAAACCCTTTCGAATGCCAGTTTCGGATATTTTCAAAGGTACGGGATCTGTGTTTTGTATATCTGGTCGCATTGAATCCGGTATCATTTGTGCGAACGACAAAGTGCTCGTGTGTCCTAGCAAAGAGCAAGCCGTTGTTAAGAACATTACGATAGAAGAGGTGCAATATACGACCTGTTTTGCTGGCGACCAGGTCTCCATCACGTTGGCAAACATCGATGTTGCGAACATTGCTGTAGGGTACATACTCAGTGACATCTACAATCCAATCCCTCTGTCAACAAGGATTCGCGCCCGTATTGTGGTGTTTAATATCAAAGTCCCCATTACAATGGGCTATCCAGTCCTTCTGCATCACCAGTCACTGATTGAACCAGCAATAATTTACAAACTGAAAGCACAACTTCATAAAGGTACAGGCGAAGTGATCAAGAAAAATCCCCGTTTTTTGGGTAACAATTCATGTGCCCTGGTTGATATTGAATTTCAGCGACCTATTTGCATGGAGCGTTACGCTGACTGCAAAGAACTCGGGAGAATCATGTTGCGAGTCGGTGGAGTAACCATTGCTGCCGGACTCGTTACAGACATTGTTAAATAg